From Aedes albopictus strain Foshan chromosome 1, AalbF5, whole genome shotgun sequence, one genomic window encodes:
- the LOC109425180 gene encoding neutral ceramidase, with amino-acid sequence MISIQHLYWTCCAYVLLLSIVMTSNLASAAYRVGVGRADCTGPPVEITFMGYAQLSQRGYGIHLRQFSRAFIFEEGGKRAVFVSVDAGMMGHAVKRDVIAVLQKKYGDLYTMDNVVISGSHTHGTPGGFLMYLLYDMTSLGFVSETFNALVKGIAQSIIRAHISMIDARIYVSEIDVEEANINRSPSAYDNNPEEEKAQYKDNVDKRLVQMRMVNKNNVVFGAINWFAVHPTSMNNTNRYVSTDNVGYASVLLEQERNKNSLIGKGEFVGVFASTNLGDVSPNIMGPKCEKTGLPCDVLTSSCPSGAGACFASGPGKDMFESTQMIATRLYGAASHLLSKSSGREVTGPIGFVHQFVDMTKAEAVYFNPKTREFQQVRGCYPAMGYSFAAGTTDGPGAFDFQQGTITDNALWNAVRDFIAEPTPDDKECQAPKPILLATGRAKFPYDWQPKIVPTQLLLIGDFAIAAVPGEFTTMSGRRMRDEVSRASVAAGGKELQVVVAGLSNMYSSYITTPEEYEIQRYEGASTLFGPHTLTIYIQQFKKMITSIYKNETLDEGPTPPYQDDKQISLMTGVIFDGHPIGREFGSVKVQPLNTYERGDTVYTTFISGNPRNNLMHDKTYFTVEQKQIDGNWTVIATDANWETKFKWERQSTILGFSDIEFSWEIGPNVKLGTYRIRHFGYYRYILGGVYPYTGSTKTFIVE; translated from the exons ATGATAAGTATTCAACACCTTTACTGGACATGCTGTGCGTACGTACTGCTGCTTAGCATCGTGATGACGTCCAACCTCGCCAGTGCCGCCTATCGAGTTGGGGTGGGACGAGCCGACTGCACAGGACCACCGGTGGAGATTACGTTT ATGGGCTATGCCCAACTATCGCAGCGTGGTTATGGCATCCATCTGCGACAGTTTTCTCGAGCATTCATCTTCGAAGAAGGCGGTAAACGGGCCGTATTTGTCAGCGTGGACGCTGGAATGATGGGCCACGCTGTTAAACGCGATGTCATTGCGGTTCTGCAGAAAAAGTACGGCGATCTCTACACCATGGACAACGTGGTGATCAGTGGATCGCACACCCACGGTACCCCTGGAGGGTTCCTGATGTACCTGTTGTACGATATGACATCGTTGGGATTCGTTTCGGAAACGTTCAATGCATTGGTCAAAGGAATAGCTCAAAGTATAATCAGGGCCCATATAAGCATGATAGATGCCAGAATTTACGTGTCGGAAATCGACGTTGAAGAAGCAAACATCAACAGGAGTCCCAGTGCTTACGATAACAATCCAGAAGAGGAGAAAGCTCAATACAAAGACAACGTTGACAAGCGGCTGGTTCAAATGAGAATGGTCAACAAAAACAACGTGGTGTTCGGAGCGATCAACTGGTTTGCTGTGCATCCGACATCGATGAACAACACGAACCGTTACGTTTCGACTGATAATGTGGGCTATGCATCTGTTCTGCTTGAGCAGGAAAGGAACAAAAACAGTTTGATTGGTAAAGGTGAATTTGTGGGGGTCTTTGCCTCAACTAACCTGGGAGATGTTTCTCCAAACATAATGGGACCGAAGTGTGAGAAAACTGGACTTCCATGCGATGTGCTGACATCATCGTGCCCATCCGGAGCAGGAGCCTGCTTTGCATCTGGCCCTGGGAAGGATATGTTTGAAAGCACCCAAATGATAGCAACTCGGTTATACGGCGCAGCATCG cATCTATTGAGCAAATCCAGCGGTAGAGAAGTAACTGGGCCAATTGGATTTGTGCATCAATTTGTGGATATGACGAAAGCTGAAGCAGTATATTTTAATCCCAAAACGCGAGAGTTCCAGCAGGTCCGAGGATGTTATCCAGCTATGGGCTATAGTTTTGCAGCTGGTACGACCGACGGTCCTGGAGCGTTCGATTTCCAACAGGGAACGATCACTGATAATGCTCTGTGGAATGCCGTTCGTGATTTCATTGCTGAACCTACACCTGACGATAAGGAGTGCCAAGCTCCAAAGCCAATTCTTTTGGCCACAGGAAGAGCCAAGTTCCCATACGATTGGCAGCCAAAAATTGTTCCAACTCAACTATTGCTTATTGGTGATTTTGCGATAGCAGCTGTGCCTGGTGAGTTCACCACGATGTCAGGCAGGAGAATGAGGGATGAAGTCTCCAGGGCGTCCGTTGCAGCTGGTGGCAAGGAACTCCAGGTAGTTGTGGCTGGCTTGTCCAATATGTACTCCAGTTACATCACAACCCCCGAAGAATACGAAATTCAGCGTTACGAAGGTGCTTCTACTTTATTCGGACCACATACCCTAACGATTTACATACAGCAGTTTAAGAAGATGATTACTTCAATTTACAAAAACGAAACCTTGGACGAAGGCCCAACTCCCCCATATCAAGACGACAAGCAAATTTCTCTGATGACAGGAGTAATCTTTGACGGTCATCCTATTGGCCGTGAGTTTGGATCCGTCAAGGTTCAACCACTGAATACGTACGAAAGAGGAGACACCGTCTACACCACCTTCATAAgtggaaatcccagaaacaaTTTGATGCATGACAAAACCTACTTCACCGTTGAGCAGAAGCAGATCGATGGAAATTGGACAGTAATTGCCACGGACGCTAACTGGGAAACAAA GTTCAAGTGGGAACGCCAGTCGACGATTCTCGGTTTCAGCGATATTGAGTTTTCATGGGAAATCGGACCCAACGTGAAGCTTGGAACTTATCGGATCAGGCATTTCGGATACTACCGGTACATTCTGGGTGGTGTGTATCCGTACACAGGTTCAACAAAAACGTTCATTGTGGAGTAA